In Nerophis lumbriciformis linkage group LG01, RoL_Nlum_v2.1, whole genome shotgun sequence, the genomic stretch actctttagggttcatatgtttgtaaatctgactgtgatgaagtcagtgcctcaccagccatcaacctcaccacacgtcactgaattttactcattttcattaattactcgtttctatgtaactgtttttatattgttttactttcttttttattcaagaaaatgtttttaatttatttatcttattttattttatttttatttttttttaaagtaccttatcttcaccatacctggttgtccaaattaggcataataatgtgttaattccacgactgcatatatcggttgatatcggtatcggttgatatcggtatcggtaattaaagagttggacaatatcggaatatcggataccggcaaaaagccattatcggacatccctaaaaaataccagtggcgggccgtgcgtttcccacatacactgcaaaaactgaaatctaagtaagattaaatatctcaaataagggtgatatttgcacattttctgtctgataagatcattcttctcactaagcagattttatgttagagtgttttacttgttttaagtgttttggtcctaaatgatctcagtaagatattacagcttgttgctgagatttgatgacctatattgattaaaacatgcttgaaactagaatatcaactgttgcaaagctgtgtcatcaacactcacaagtagagatgTTTTGGGCGAAATCTTGCGAGGTTGCTAGACTTAACCCGCATTCTTTTGTAGAACAGTCAGAGGTCGGGTCTTCTGGAAGATATCACGAGCATCTACTAAAACAGGTCACATGCAGGTGAATGTGACAGCGTTGGCCGCAGTCCCGCAAAAACATTGCCTACGTAACACAATTAAGCTTCTGCAAAATTGAGACCCCATGAAGAATTCTTTACTCTCTTTATAGCAATGAGTCCATGGAAACAAGTCCTCACAAGGGCGGGGGCCGGTCGGATGAAAGAGGAGACATTTGAGGGCTTTGTACCATTTATTATCTAATGAAGACATGTTAAATTTGAGTTTACATTCGGAGACATTTTTCTTTTCAAGGGATTAGACATATTAAAACACGCaccaatgtctaaaaaaaagaaaaaagatagtCGAGCAGGCCTGAAGGTCGAGTGCCTGCATATGCCAAGTCAACCAAATGAAGTGCAAGACAAATGTATGAATTTATGTGAATTTAAGTGTATATTTGCTGTAATATTCTAACAGTGTGATAACATTGAGCAAATACAGTAGCAGCGTGAATAAACCAGGATTGTCTGTCAGAGAACGGTGAGGTAccttacagctggatggagtgtgaaaTGAATGAAGTCCATCTatgttattttaaattgccttttataAGCAATTACTGCTACTAAACTGCAaacaattaatttaatttaattattattttattttattttattttgttttatttcatttaattttatgtcatttaatttaatttaatttaatttaatttattaaattaaattaaatttcattattttttattttgttttattgtattttcatttaatttaatttattaaattaaattaaatgtatttaatttaatttaatttcattattttttattttattttattgtatttttattttatttcatttattaaattaaatttaatttaatgtaatgtaatttaatttaatttaatttaatttaatttcatttcatttcatttaatttcatttaatttcattttattttattgtacttcctttttttccccatcttgttttatttaatttcattCTATTCAGAGGGCTTGTCAGGACCCATTTATAGTGTGCTTCTGCCATACAAGACtgctaatattgtacatggttctATTCAGAGGGATTTACATTTGAATTGTTGCAAAATAAGACCAGATTAATTGTGAGTTAGCGTTCCAAATTCTCACAGAACTTTTTACAAATCATTTCGAAACGACATTATCATGTCTACCATCACAGAAACGGGAATACAGGCGGGTCAACCAAAACAGACACAAACAAACTAAGAAAAAAAACGGTAACTATTcatacaaacacaacaataatgcTCCTGTTCCACACAAACAATCATCATCAGCAAATAAAATCTTGCTCTCTTTTTTGCATTAATAATAACTTATAAAttaataacatggtcactactgcctagtttctcttgttgtattcttatttttactattatatttttttattcttattgttgctttgaaTTGTATCCTTAttgttgtattttacttttttatttccatttatacccccattatttactttttaaatttgatctcaattctgtacacagcTGCTGGAATTTCATTTTTCAATATGTGCCATTCAGGTACACTTGCACCGATCCAATAAGGCCGTATTAAACATGCCCTTACAAATATAATAACGCTCTCAACAAGGTGCTAGTTACTGTAAACAATATGTTCATTATTTTGCAGGAGTGCATCTAAATTAGGTAGCTATTTCTCTGCCAGTCTGCATCTTCTATTCCCATTTACTACCAACTATTAGCTATATGCAACATcccattagaaaaaaaaaaacatcttaaatAAGAGGCCAGTTTGCTTGTCTTCTCTCCTTCACACAGACACACTTTTACACAccctcctacacacacacacgcgcgcgcgcacacacacacgtgcacgtcCACTGCTGTTAGCTGCTGTTTGCGAGAGGAGATGAAAAGGTCCTTTGTGGCTGGGAAGGTCAGCCCCCATTGATGAGTAGACGTGTGAGTAGAGTCCTAGTGGGGCTTTCCCACAGTCTGACACAGCTCCACTCATGATGGCTTTCAACAGGAGAAGTGTGCCGCCCATCAAACGGCGCCACTTTTATTGTGGGAAGCCAATAAAGTTGGCCACATTGAAGCTTTACTGTCCCGTTTGCCGTTGCCTTTGATGCATTTCAGCATGTATTTTGCTGCAAAATGTTTCTAATATTCAATTGCAATCAAGGCGATGTATTTCCCTGGTGGTCTTCTGCATGCATCCGTTCCGGATTATTCCCAGGAGATTCTGCCTGGGAGTGGGAGAAGAGATAAGACGCTGATAAAGAGGATGACATTCTCTCTAATTTAGATCTTTTATCTCTCCTGTGCAGCCCCACCTTGGCGTTATTGATGTGTCTCTGGCCTATTGTTACAGTAGACCGGCCCCCTCTGGGCGGTCACATGGGGTGTGCTGTACTAATGATGCGCTATAAAAGGGAGAGGCTCCTCCACGGAGGTATTACATGCACAACAAGAACAAAGCCCAGACATGGCTCCTTGCTCCTCGAACCCTTGCTGCGTGCAGGACACCGCCAAAGACGGCATCAAAGTGAGTGTTGGCGTGGATATTTGATTAGCGTCCTGCAAAGTCTCAAAttggtaatttaatttaatttaatttaatttaatttaatttaatttaatttaatttaatttaattttaattttatttaattttattttattgtattgtgttagatttaattgtatttatttacattttattcataGGGATTTTGAATGTGACATTTCGCTTTAATGAAGTAGTTCGGCCCTCTGTGTGTCTTTCCTCCATCAGTTGAGAAAGCCCATGGTGGAGAAACTGCGGCGAGATCGCATCAACACCTGCATCGAGCAGCTCAAGAACATCTTGGAGAAAGAGTTCCGCCAACAAGAGCCCAACTCCAAGCTGGAGAAAGCAGACATCCTGGAGATGACCGTCAGCTTCCTGAGGCAGCAGCTGCACAAGCGGCATCATCATCAGCATCATCAGTCCACCTCCAGCAGCGATGACGGCGACTTCAGCCGAAGCAAATCTCACTGCCGGAGGGACTCTTTGCACTTCCTCTCTGCACAGCAGCAGATGATCCAGAAAAGCTCCTATCCAGTGTGCTCCCCCAGCAGAGGAACCAGGCTGCAGGAGAGCGGCGTGTGGAGGCCTTGGTAGACTCACCATGACGCCTCTCCTCACTTTTTGTGAAATATGCATTTCCACCTTGCTCCGTCATGGAGTTCCTAATATTGTATCATCACATTGATGACATGATGTTTATGGTGCAGGCGCAATGTCTGAAAGCCTCACAGTGAGGTTGTTCTGCCTTTATTTATAAACCGGTAATTGCATTGTGAAGCGGGTCATATAAAGTCTATGGCATAAGGGTatgttgtataaatatatatgcatgatGTGTCAAATAAAGTGCATTTAATCATGTCTCTTGTGTATCAAATTACTGTGCAAATGTCCAGCAGAACGTTAGTGGACActcatactacaaaccccgtttccatatgagttgggaaattgtgttagatgtaaatataaacggaatacaatgatttgcaaatcattttcaacccatattcaattgaatgcaccacaaagacaagatatttgatgttaaaactcataaactttatttttttttttgtaaataataattaacttagaatttcatggctgcaacacgtgcccaaGCAGTTGGGAAAgggtcaccactgtgttacatggcctttccttttatcaacactcagtaaacgtttgggaactgaggagacacattttttaagcttctcaggtggaattctttcccattcttgcttgatgtacagcttaagttgtggtgttttaggcttcataatgcaccacacgttttcaatgggagacaggtctggactacaggcaggccagtctagtacccgcactcttttactatgaagccacgttgatgtaacacatggcttggcattgtcttgctgaaataagcaggggcgtccatggtaacgttgcttggctggcaacatatgttgctccaaaacctgtatgtacctttcagcattaatggcgccttcacagatgtgtaagttacccatgtcttagggactaatacacccccataccatcacagatgctggcttttcaactttgcgcctataacaatccggatggttcttttcctctttggtccggaggacacgacgaccacagtttccaaaaacaatttgaaatgtggactcgtcagaccatagaacacttttccactttgcatcaatccatcttagatgagctcaggcccagcgaagccgacggcgtttctgggtgttgttgataaacggttttcgccttgcataggagagttttaacttgcacttacagatgtagcgaccaacggtagttactgacagtgggtttctgaagtgttcctgagcccatgtggtgatatcctttacacactgatgtcgcttgttgatgcagtacagcctgaaggatcgaaggtcacagggcttagctgcttacgtgcagtgatttctccagattctctgaaccctttgatgatattacggaccgtagatggtgaaatccctaaattccttgcaatagctggttgagaaaggtttttcttaaactgttcaacaatttgctcacgcatttgttgacaaagtggtgaccctcgccccatcctcgtttgtgaatgactgagcatttcatggaatctacttttatacccaatcatggcacccacctgttctcaatttgcctgttcacctgtgggatgttccaaataagtgtttgatgagcattcctcaactttatcagtatttattgccacctttcccaacttctttgtcacgtgttgctggcatcaaattctaaagttaatgattatttgcaaaaaaaaaaaaagtttatgagtttgaacatcaaatatgttgtctttgtagcatattcaactgaatatgggttgaaaatgatttgcaaatcattgtattccgtttatatttatatctaacacaatttcccaactcatacagaaacagggtttgtatatgatgTAACATCACAGCTGTGATTTTAGTTAGTTACGGTGTATGTGATatgaatgtacaaaacccaaaaccagtgaagttggcacgttatgtaagtggtaaataaaaacagaatacacttatttgctaatccttttcaacctatattcaattgaatagactgcaaagacaagatacttaacgttcaaactggaaaacgttgttatttttgcaaatattagcacatttggaatttgatgcatgaAATAatgttttgtcaacaaatgcgtgagcaaatagtttaagaacaacatttctcaaccagctattgcaaggaatttagggatttcaccatctacggtccgttgagagaatctggagaaatcactgcttgTGAGCAGTaaggcccgtgaccttggatctctcaggcggtactgcatcaaaaactgacatcggtgtgtaaaggatatcaccacatgtgctcaggaacacttcagaaacccactgtcagtaactgcatctcggcgctacatctgtaagtgcaagttaaaactctcctatgcaaggcgaaaaccgtttttcaacaacacccagaaacaccgtcggcttccctgggcctgagctcatctaagatggactgatacaaagtggaaaagtgttctgtggtctgacgagtccacatttcaaattgttttgggaaaatgtggacgttgtgtccttcggaccaaagaggaaaagaaccatccggattgttataggcacaaagttgaaaagccagcatctgtgatggtatgggggtgtattagtgcccaagacatgggtaacttacacatctgtgaaggttccattaatactgaaaggtacatacaggttttggagcaacatatgttgccatccaagcaacgttactatggacgcccctgcttatttcaacaagacaatgccaagccacgtgttacatcaatgtggcttcatagtaaaagaatgtgggtactatactggcctgcctgtagtccagacctgtctcccattgaacatgtgtggggcattatgaagcctaaaataccacaacggagacccccggactgttgaacaacttaagctgtacatcaagcaagaatgggaaagaattccacccgagaagcttcaaaaatgtgtctcctcagttcccaaacgtttactgagtgttgttaaaaggaaaggccatgtaacacagtggtgaacatgccctttcccaactactttggcacgtgttgcagccatgaaattctaagttaatgattatttgcaaaaataaatgaagtttctcagttcgaactataaatatcttgtctttgcagtctattcaattgaatacaagttgaaaaggatttgcaaatcattgtattctgtttttatttaccatttacaccacgtgccaacttcactggttttgggttttgtataagtaTATATGGAATTTCTTGCCAGCATCAAGTCAAACAACAACGTAACATTGTGTTGGCAACTATAGCTGTCCTTTTTACATTTAAAAGGTAATAATTGTTTAGTTATATATTTGTTGTGAAAAAGTCCAGAAGACTAATACTGAAAGGCTGAATattgacaattttacataaaaaaaaacaaaaacaaacacaaaacttactctagaccagtggttctcaagcttttttcaccaagtaccacctcagaaaacactttgctctccaagtaccaccacaacgaccaacattaaaatacagtagcatagtaggcctaagtattcattaagaacaaggcagaggttttatgtaacaagtatgtttaatatctTTGGCCACCGTCAACAATGACACTCCAGACAGTGTGTATTTTCAGACTTCTGAGGCGTACCACGTGATAGGTTATGAATCGCTGCTCTAAAAGATTCCATCAATTTCCAGACCACAATTTGAGGCAGAGTTCCCTCTAGTGGCCATATATAATGAGTGTGACAACACAACCTGTTCAAAGccccacttaaaggggaactcaacttttttttttacttttgggttcgggttagggttagggttagggttagggttagggtaaaatcaCAACTGTGAAGTTCCAGCGTGACATTGTAACTTTATTGTAATTAACTGTGAAATGACAACAgtaaagccatacttgccaaccctctcgaattttccgggagacacccgaaattcagcacctctcccgaaaacctcccgggacaaatattctcccgaaaatctcccgattttcagccggagctggaagccaagccccctccagctccttgcggacctgagtgaggacagccttttttcacgacgggaggacaacagggtgacaagaactaaatcatccagactagagataaattgtattattatgtttatcttacctaaaaataaatatatttattaattaaaaaaataaaaaataaatacattttgactatattttgctaaaaacatcaaaattaattgtatttttatttttattttttctgactccttattacatccagccatagaattatacattaaaataaacatatttgaaataattgattttaaattatcataataattcatttaaaatgaccatatttaattaaaataattgcttgtttatcaacactttagcattttattcattacattttgaaactctcagaagccaagttatgttatattcattaatatttatttatgcaagtttgaagtatcaattatctaaacacagatttgtttgcatattttcaggatatatatatatatatatatatatatatacacatatatatatatatatatatatatatatatatatatatatatacacaggtaaaagcca encodes the following:
- the LOC133617797 gene encoding transcription factor HES-5-like; its protein translation is MAPCSSNPCCVQDTAKDGIKLRKPMVEKLRRDRINTCIEQLKNILEKEFRQQEPNSKLEKADILEMTVSFLRQQLHKRHHHQHHQSTSSSDDGDFSRSKSHCRRDSLHFLSAQQQMIQKSSYPVCSPSRGTRLQESGVWRPW